The proteins below are encoded in one region of Telopea speciosissima isolate NSW1024214 ecotype Mountain lineage chromosome 10, Tspe_v1, whole genome shotgun sequence:
- the LOC122642865 gene encoding photosynthetic NDH subunit of subcomplex B 2, chloroplastic has translation MASLLPFSLPKPKLNLIRASSSSLVTETSPAVTLNQNFGRKGIKFTESGDVPVVELTVRNGSSLSVRIPDGLVTSYKPKVYWKDDGFEEVLYTLPGGSNSIKGGIGLVLNQVSQPSTSTSKPSSSPLFTSEWVVKDVDSDSIDALQVELSCTCGALEINYIVSLYPLSMATAVVVKNNGRKAVNLTSAILTHFKFKNRGGTAIQGLRGCSYCSHPPLPSSFEILSPSEAMKPEPAGWFSFDSETQDKLASWTVEDQVFTILSNKISRVYTAPPTERLKRIYNTPPSKYETIDQGKGLEFRFIRMGYDDIYISSPGSLSQKYGNDYFICTGPASMLVPVVVNPGEGWRGALVIEHDNL, from the exons AtggcttctcttcttcctttctctctccccaAACCAAAACTCAATTTAATCAGAGCATCATCTTCATCCCTGGTAACAGAAACAAGCCCAGCTGTTACTCTCAATCAGAATTTCGGCCGGAAAGGGATCAAGTTCACAGAATCAGGTGATGTTCCGGTCGTCGAACTGACCGTCAGAAATGGCAGCTCCCTCAGCGTTCGTATTCCAGATGGCCTTGTCACCTCCTACAAGCCCAAGGTTTACTGGAAAGATGATGGATTCGAGGAGGTTCTCTACACACTCCCTGGAGGTTCCAATTCCATTAAAGGGGGGATTGGTCTCGTCCTCAACCAAGTATCCCAACCCTCCACTTCAACTTCAAAGCCCTCATCCTCACCGTTGTTTACTTCAGAATGGGTCGTGAAGGATGTTGATTCTGACTCCATTGATGCTCTTCAG GTTGAATTGAGCTGCACCTGTGGAGCTCTTGAGATAAACTACATTGTCTCACTCTATCCTCTGAGCATGGCAACTGCAGTTGTGGTAAAGAACAATGGCCGCAAGGCTGTCAATTTAACCAGTGCAATTTTAACccatttcaaatttaaaaacagAGGAGGGACAGCAATCCAAGGGCTCAGAGGCTGCTCTTACTGTAGCCACCCACCATTGCCTTCGAGCTTTGAAATCTTGTCTCCCTCTGAAGCAATGAAACCCGAACCCGCAGGCTGGTTCTCTTTTGATTCTGAAACTCAGGATAAACTAGCTTCATGGACAGTAGAAGACCAGGTGTTTACCATATTGAGCAACAAAATCAGCAGGGTATACACAGCTCCTCCAACTGAAAGATTGAAGAGAATTTATAACACCCCACCCTCCAAATATGAAACCATTGATCAG GGTAAGGGGCTTGAATTCAGGTTCATAAGGATGGGCTATGATGACATATACATATCAAGCCCTGGTTCTTTATCTCAGAAGTATGGAAATGACTATTTCATCTGCACTGGCCCTGCTTCAATGCTAGTACCTGTGGTCGTGAACCCTGGTGAAGGTTGGAGAGGAGCACTGGTTATTGAGCATGACAATTTGTAA